The Pseudomonas sp. PDM14 genomic interval TTCTCGTTGATCTTCGCCATCAGAGCGGCGTGATCACGGTTGAAGTAGGCGATCAGAGCCTGCTCGAAGCTGATGACCTTGGCGACTTCGATGTCGGTCAGGAAACCACGCTCAGCGGCATACAGCGACAGCGCCATGTCAGCGATCGACATCGGTGCGTACTGCTTCTGCTTCATCAGCTCGGTGACGCGCTGACCATGCTCAAGCTGCTTGCGGGTGGCTTCGTCCAGGTCAGAAGCGAACTGGGCGAAAGCCGCCAGTTCACGGTACTGAGCCAGAGCGGTACGGATACCACCGGAGAGCTTCTTGATGATCTTGGTCTGCGCAGCACCACCCACACGGGATACCGAGATACCGGCGTTGACGGCCGGACGGATACCCGAGTTGAACATGGCCGATTCCAGGAAGATCTGACCGTCGGTGATCGAGATCACGTTGGTCGGAACGAACGCGGAAACGTCGCCAGCCTGGGTTTCGATGATCGGCAGAGCGGTCAGGGAACCGGTCTTGCCAGTCACGGCGCCATTGGTGAACTTCTCGACGTACTCTTCGGAAACGCGGGAAGCGCGCTCCAGCAGACGGCTGTGGAGATAGAAAACGTCGCCTGGGTACGCTTCGCGGCCCGGTGGACGGCGCAGCAGCAGGGAGATCTGGCGGTAGGCAACGGCTTGCTTGGACAGGTCGTCGTACACGATCAGGGCGTCTTCACCGCGGTCGCGGAAGTATTCGCCCATGGTGCAGCCGGCGTACGGCGCGATGAACTGCAGAGCAGCCGATTCGGATGCCGAGGCAGCTACGACGATGGTGTTGCCCAGAGCACCGGCTTCTTCCAGCTTGCGCACCACGTTGGCGATGGTCGATTGCTTCTGACCGATAGCTACGTAGACGCAACGGATGCCGCTGTTCTTCTGGTTGATGATGGCGTCGATGGCCAGAGCGGTCTTACCGATCTGACGGTCACCGATGATCAGCTCGCGCTGGCCACGGCCTACCGGGATCATGGCATCGACCGACTTGTAACCGGTCTGTACCGGCTGGTCGACCGACTTACGCCAGATCACGCCCGGCGCGACCTTCTCAACAGCGTCGGTAGCGACGTTGTTCAGCGGGCCTTTGCCATCGATCGGGTTACCCAGGGCATCGACCACGCGACCCAGCAGTTCCGGACCAACCGGGACTTCCAGGATGCGGCCGGTGCACTTTGCACTCATGCCTTCGGCCAGCGACTGGTAGGCACCCAGAACCACGGCGCCGACGGAGTCGCGCTCGAGGTTCATCGCCATCCCGTAGACGCCGCCCGGGAACTCGATCATTTCACCGTACATGACGTCGGCGAGACCGAAAATGCGCACGATACCGTCAGATACGCTGACGATGGTGCCTTCATTACGGGCCTGGGAAGAGACGTCGAGTTTCTCGATACGTCCCTTGATGATTTCACTAATTTCGGAAGG includes:
- the atpA gene encoding F0F1 ATP synthase subunit alpha, translating into MQQLNPSEISEIIKGRIEKLDVSSQARNEGTIVSVSDGIVRIFGLADVMYGEMIEFPGGVYGMAMNLERDSVGAVVLGAYQSLAEGMSAKCTGRILEVPVGPELLGRVVDALGNPIDGKGPLNNVATDAVEKVAPGVIWRKSVDQPVQTGYKSVDAMIPVGRGQRELIIGDRQIGKTALAIDAIINQKNSGIRCVYVAIGQKQSTIANVVRKLEEAGALGNTIVVAASASESAALQFIAPYAGCTMGEYFRDRGEDALIVYDDLSKQAVAYRQISLLLRRPPGREAYPGDVFYLHSRLLERASRVSEEYVEKFTNGAVTGKTGSLTALPIIETQAGDVSAFVPTNVISITDGQIFLESAMFNSGIRPAVNAGISVSRVGGAAQTKIIKKLSGGIRTALAQYRELAAFAQFASDLDEATRKQLEHGQRVTELMKQKQYAPMSIADMALSLYAAERGFLTDIEVAKVISFEQALIAYFNRDHAALMAKINEKGDFNDDIDGQLKAGIEKFKATQTW